A stretch of Paenibacillus mucilaginosus 3016 DNA encodes these proteins:
- a CDS encoding Dps family protein, whose translation MYKPLLEVLNTQIANWTLLFTKLHNYHWYVKGPQFFTLHLKFEELYTEAALHVDNLAERLLALGGSPVATLHEVIQLSTVKDARGQEKAEEMVRSVVEDFGIVIGELKEGMSLASAEGDETTGDMLLAIHSSLEKHVWMLRSFLG comes from the coding sequence ATGTACAAACCGCTGTTAGAAGTTCTGAATACCCAGATCGCCAACTGGACGCTCTTGTTCACCAAGCTTCACAATTATCATTGGTATGTGAAGGGGCCTCAATTTTTCACGCTTCACCTGAAGTTCGAGGAGCTGTATACGGAAGCGGCCCTGCACGTGGATAATCTGGCGGAGCGCCTGCTTGCGCTCGGCGGCAGCCCGGTGGCCACACTGCACGAAGTCATTCAGCTCTCTACGGTGAAAGATGCGCGTGGACAGGAGAAAGCCGAAGAAATGGTGCGTTCCGTCGTCGAGGACTTCGGCATCGTGATCGGCGAGCTGAAGGAAGGCATGAGCCTGGCTTCAGCCGAGGGAGATGAAACTACGGGGGATATGCTGCTTGCCATCCACAGCTCCCTCGAGAAGCACGTATGGATGCTGCGGTCGTTCCTCGGATAA
- a CDS encoding alpha/beta hydrolase, protein MAEQVKTKKPVLEAAALKFAQDTAHPPYLYDLGPVKGREVVDEVQSGNVAKLPVDIRDLTIDGGPTGQVSVRILRPQGVTKKLPVILYIHGAGWVFGNAHTHDRLIRELAVGAEACVVFPNYSLSPEAKYPTAIEEIYTVLQWAAENGEAYGLDTERLTVAGDSVGGNMTAAITLLSKERKGPAIRKQLLFYPVTDAGIDTASYHEFATGYFLRREAMAWFWEQYTTTPAEKEEIYASPLRAGLEQLQGLPEALIITAEADVLRDEGEAYANKLREAGVRVTAARFQGTIHDFVMLNALADTAAARGAIALANAWLKD, encoded by the coding sequence ATGGCAGAACAAGTGAAGACCAAGAAGCCCGTGCTGGAAGCGGCGGCTCTGAAATTTGCACAGGATACGGCCCATCCCCCGTACCTGTATGATCTGGGGCCTGTGAAAGGGCGCGAAGTCGTAGACGAAGTTCAATCCGGGAACGTCGCGAAGCTGCCGGTCGATATCCGGGACCTCACCATTGACGGCGGTCCGACGGGACAGGTTTCGGTCAGGATTCTGCGGCCCCAGGGGGTGACGAAGAAGCTGCCGGTGATTCTGTACATCCACGGTGCGGGATGGGTCTTCGGCAATGCCCATACGCATGACCGCCTGATCCGTGAGCTTGCCGTCGGTGCCGAAGCCTGCGTCGTCTTCCCGAACTACAGCCTGTCTCCGGAGGCGAAGTACCCTACCGCGATCGAGGAGATTTATACCGTTCTGCAGTGGGCGGCGGAGAATGGAGAAGCGTACGGCCTGGATACGGAACGGCTCACGGTGGCCGGGGACAGCGTCGGAGGCAATATGACCGCGGCCATTACCCTGCTCTCCAAAGAACGCAAGGGCCCGGCCATCCGTAAGCAGCTGCTGTTCTATCCGGTGACCGATGCCGGTATCGATACCGCGTCGTATCATGAATTCGCCACCGGCTACTTCCTGCGCAGAGAGGCCATGGCGTGGTTCTGGGAGCAGTATACGACCACTCCGGCTGAAAAAGAGGAGATCTATGCATCGCCGCTTCGTGCCGGTCTGGAACAGCTGCAGGGCTTGCCGGAAGCGCTGATCATTACGGCTGAGGCGGATGTGCTTCGCGACGAGGGTGAAGCCTATGCGAACAAACTGCGTGAGGCCGGCGTACGAGTAACAGCCGCCCGGTTCCAGGGGACGATCCATGACTTTGTCATGCTCAATGCGCTCGCGGATACGGCTGCAGCCCGGGGCGCCATCGCACTGGCCAACGCTTGGCTGAAGGATTAG
- a CDS encoding ring-cleaving dioxygenase, with the protein MSLQTAGIHHITAFARNPQENVDFYAGVLGLRLVKKTINFDAPEVYHLYFGDQGGNPGTIITFFPWPNSRRGRIGGGQVGITTYVVPVGALPFWEARLASFGVSVMQAERFEEKYLQFYDNEGLRIELVEREGGANNGWSFGGITPEHAIKGFGGAVLYSTEAEQTASVLQDVLGLTKVSEDVGYWRFQAPGEIGNLIDLSSTNVARGVEGAGTVHHIAWRAKDFEEHAQWQQEVLQAGYIPTDLIDRQYFHALYFRERGGILFEIATDPPGFANDEEADALGQKLMLPSWFEGKREEIEKNLLPVEVRELEAYSK; encoded by the coding sequence ATGTCATTGCAAACGGCAGGAATACATCACATTACGGCATTTGCCAGAAACCCGCAGGAGAACGTTGATTTTTATGCGGGCGTCCTTGGGCTGCGCCTTGTGAAGAAAACGATCAACTTCGATGCGCCGGAAGTGTACCATCTGTACTTCGGCGATCAAGGGGGGAACCCCGGCACGATTATCACGTTCTTCCCTTGGCCGAATTCCCGCAGGGGCCGGATCGGGGGAGGGCAGGTCGGCATCACGACGTACGTCGTTCCCGTCGGGGCTCTTCCGTTCTGGGAGGCGCGTCTGGCCAGCTTCGGCGTTTCGGTGATGCAGGCCGAGCGATTCGAGGAGAAGTATCTCCAGTTCTATGATAATGAAGGCCTGCGGATCGAGCTGGTGGAACGCGAGGGCGGGGCGAACAACGGGTGGAGCTTCGGCGGAATCACGCCTGAGCATGCCATTAAGGGCTTCGGCGGCGCGGTGCTGTACAGTACCGAGGCGGAGCAAACCGCGTCGGTCCTTCAGGATGTGCTCGGGCTGACGAAGGTCAGCGAGGATGTCGGTTACTGGCGTTTCCAGGCCCCGGGTGAGATCGGCAATCTGATCGATCTTTCCTCCACCAATGTGGCCCGCGGGGTTGAGGGGGCGGGCACCGTTCATCATATCGCCTGGAGAGCCAAGGACTTCGAAGAACATGCGCAGTGGCAGCAGGAGGTGCTGCAGGCCGGCTATATTCCAACGGACTTGATCGACCGCCAGTACTTCCATGCCCTGTACTTCCGGGAGAGAGGAGGCATTCTCTTCGAGATTGCTACAGACCCTCCGGGATTCGCCAATGACGAGGAGGCCGATGCCCTCGGACAGAAGCTCATGCTGCCTTCCTGGTTCGAAGGGAAGCGGGAGGAGATCGAGAAGAACCTGCTGCCTGTGGAGGTCCGGGAGCTCGAGGCGTACTCCAAATGA
- a CDS encoding alpha/beta hydrolase — translation MIHYFERGRSHEAPVLVLFHGTGGTERDLIPLARLISPESAILSLRGNVLENGMPRFFRRLAEGVFDEADLVFRTKEVQDFLDHAAEEYALPRTRFVAVGYSNGANLIGSLLFHGRESFSGAILHHPMVPLRGITLPDLSGIPVFIGAGRNDPISPAHETEELQSLLAGAGADVSVHWTYYGHGLSDGEASAAKDWFEQHFTSKDGKERSGSI, via the coding sequence ATGATCCATTACTTCGAGAGAGGCCGCAGCCACGAAGCTCCGGTTCTGGTGCTGTTCCATGGCACCGGCGGGACGGAACGTGATCTGATTCCTCTCGCCAGGCTGATCTCGCCGGAATCGGCCATCCTGAGCCTCCGGGGGAATGTGCTGGAGAACGGCATGCCCCGCTTCTTCAGGAGACTGGCGGAGGGCGTATTCGATGAAGCGGATCTCGTCTTTCGCACGAAGGAGGTCCAGGACTTTCTGGACCATGCGGCAGAAGAATACGCGCTCCCCAGAACCCGTTTCGTGGCGGTCGGTTATTCGAACGGCGCCAATCTGATCGGCAGCCTGCTCTTCCACGGCCGGGAGTCGTTCAGCGGCGCCATCCTGCACCACCCGATGGTTCCCCTGCGCGGCATCACGCTGCCGGATCTCTCCGGAATCCCGGTGTTCATCGGCGCGGGAAGAAACGATCCCATCAGCCCCGCCCACGAGACGGAGGAGCTGCAGTCGCTGCTGGCGGGTGCCGGGGCTGACGTATCGGTACACTGGACCTATTACGGACATGGGTTGTCCGATGGGGAGGCGTCTGCGGCGAAAGACTGGTTTGAACAGCATTTCACATCAAAGGATGGCAAGGAAAGGAGTGGCAGCATATGA